In the Candidatus Melainabacteria bacterium genome, one interval contains:
- a CDS encoding aminotransferase class V-fold PLP-dependent enzyme yields the protein MGNNQVTNPLDVEALRRDTPGTKNRIHFNNAGSALITKPVLETVTNYLALEAEIGGYEAEHAKHDEIEGFYSSVARLLNCSPEEIAFAESATRAWDLAFYSLQFQPGDKILTSAAEYGSNYIALLQTARKRNVEIVVVPNDKFGQIDVSALESLIDERVRLIALTHVPTNGGLVNPAEAVGKIARKHGILFLLDACQSVGQMVIDVEEIGCDFLSATGRKYLRGPRGTGFLYVRKERLAEIEPIFLDLHAAEWAARNSYTVRDDARRFENWEQNYAGKLGLKAAIDYAIELGMPNIAKRIFALAAQLREQLATVDGVTLTDIGETKCGIVTFMSERIPTKDLVEKFYAARINISSSSVYGTRLDMEERNLQPIARASIHYYNDESEIDRFCEYLRKM from the coding sequence ATGGGCAATAATCAAGTAACAAACCCACTGGACGTCGAGGCTCTGCGACGAGACACGCCCGGAACGAAAAACCGCATTCACTTCAATAATGCAGGTTCCGCGCTAATTACGAAGCCTGTGTTGGAAACAGTTACTAACTACCTGGCACTGGAAGCTGAGATTGGTGGTTACGAGGCTGAGCACGCCAAACATGATGAGATCGAAGGGTTTTATTCATCTGTCGCACGGCTGCTGAATTGTTCGCCTGAAGAGATTGCATTTGCTGAGAGTGCCACTCGTGCATGGGATCTCGCCTTCTATTCGCTTCAATTTCAACCGGGCGATAAAATTCTTACTAGTGCTGCTGAATACGGTAGCAACTACATTGCGCTTCTCCAGACAGCACGGAAGAGAAACGTCGAAATCGTTGTCGTACCCAACGACAAATTCGGGCAAATCGATGTATCAGCCCTCGAATCATTGATAGATGAAAGGGTTCGTCTGATTGCTCTGACTCACGTTCCGACAAACGGGGGGTTAGTAAATCCCGCTGAAGCGGTCGGAAAGATAGCCAGAAAGCACGGCATACTGTTTCTTCTTGACGCATGCCAATCTGTTGGTCAAATGGTTATCGACGTAGAAGAGATTGGTTGTGATTTTCTCTCAGCCACCGGGCGAAAGTATCTGCGCGGTCCAAGAGGAACAGGTTTTCTCTACGTGCGAAAGGAACGTTTGGCAGAGATAGAGCCCATCTTCCTGGATCTTCATGCGGCAGAATGGGCGGCGAGAAATAGTTATACAGTTCGCGACGATGCTCGTCGATTCGAGAACTGGGAGCAAAACTATGCAGGGAAGCTGGGTCTAAAGGCAGCTATCGACTACGCGATTGAACTGGGAATGCCGAATATTGCGAAGCGTATTTTTGCCCTCGCCGCACAATTGAGAGAGCAGCTTGCCACTGTAGATGGTGTGACGCTTACCGACATAGGCGAAACAAAATGCGGTATCGTCACGTTTATGTCTGAGCGAATACCGACAAAAGACCTTGTCGAAAAATTTTACGCAGCACGAATCAATATCTCCTCATCGTCAGTTTATGGAACCCGACTGGACATGGAAGAAAGAAATCTTCAGCCTATCGCGCGAGCTTCTATTCACTACTACAATGATGAAAGTGAAATAGATAGGTTCTGCGAATATTTGCGAAAAATGTAG
- a CDS encoding DUF4102 domain-containing protein, with protein sequence MPHIKLSAPELKLIPLPESGQVFYWDSSDRGFGVKATPTGLFFVVQRRLKTNDGPGKTIRKVVGRHPEMRLEKARQLKTEIYAEIGKGIDPHARETEHIHTLEEVYAAYRQSRTLRASTLKLYDGAMTRCFDDWRNLPITEISKSMIEARHKEISNRNGKRGQGKAHADQAMRFIRGLFNYASDSFPYFENRRNPVQKLRWNGDNKRESHISEVDLPVWFDAVSKLRSQMIGDYFLICILTGLRRTEAATLKWSYIDFTKRLLTIPSDKTKNGRRHCLPITPLIIEILQRRKQAIKASKLQQISNDYVFPSNGSTGHLVESKASVTKVIEISGVKFMPHDLRRTFATAAQRLKIDKVSISKLLNHVSGDVTVRYLVTDPEDLRPAMEAISDYFNHKFNSKNFAKSVEFR encoded by the coding sequence TTGCCTCATATCAAGCTCTCCGCACCTGAGTTAAAATTAATACCGTTGCCTGAAAGTGGTCAAGTGTTCTATTGGGATTCTAGTGACAGGGGCTTCGGAGTCAAAGCAACTCCGACCGGGTTGTTTTTTGTAGTTCAGCGGCGCTTGAAAACAAATGACGGGCCCGGCAAGACTATTCGAAAGGTAGTCGGCCGACACCCGGAAATGCGATTGGAGAAAGCGAGACAGCTTAAGACGGAGATTTATGCTGAAATCGGTAAAGGTATCGACCCGCATGCTCGTGAAACTGAACATATTCACACCCTCGAAGAGGTTTATGCCGCGTACAGGCAATCTCGCACACTGCGAGCAAGTACGCTCAAGTTATACGACGGAGCGATGACACGCTGTTTCGATGACTGGCGGAATTTGCCCATCACCGAAATATCGAAGTCCATGATCGAAGCTCGTCACAAAGAAATCTCCAATCGCAACGGCAAAAGAGGCCAAGGTAAAGCTCATGCGGACCAGGCAATGCGATTTATTCGAGGTTTGTTCAACTATGCGTCAGACTCGTTCCCTTATTTCGAGAATCGCCGAAACCCTGTTCAAAAGCTTCGCTGGAATGGCGACAACAAACGCGAAAGTCACATCTCTGAAGTAGATCTACCTGTTTGGTTCGATGCGGTGTCAAAGTTGCGCTCGCAGATGATCGGCGATTACTTTCTGATTTGTATATTGACCGGCTTAAGACGAACTGAAGCTGCAACGCTTAAATGGTCCTACATCGATTTCACCAAGAGGTTGTTGACCATTCCATCCGACAAAACTAAGAACGGTCGCAGGCATTGCTTGCCCATTACGCCATTGATCATTGAAATTTTGCAGAGGCGTAAGCAAGCGATCAAAGCCAGCAAGCTTCAGCAGATATCAAACGATTACGTGTTTCCGAGCAACGGTTCAACTGGTCATCTTGTTGAAAGTAAAGCATCAGTGACCAAAGTCATCGAGATCTCAGGTGTGAAGTTCATGCCTCACGATTTACGCCGCACGTTTGCGACAGCTGCTCAGAGACTGAAAATCGACAAAGTTAGCATCAGCAAGCTACTCAATCACGTTAGCGGCGACGTCACTGTCAGATACCTGGTGACTGATCCGGAAGATCTCAGACCGGCGATGGAAGCAATTTCTGACTATTTTAATCACAAATTTAATTCCAAAAACTTTGCTAAGTCAGTCGAGTTTCGGTAA
- a CDS encoding DUF3987 domain-containing protein codes for MYEEEEEEEEDDEDEDDEDDEIPPDPYEQSTGVHVADSDDEGSNELKAPLFELPKKLKKRDCFITTCVETNINGNDEVWGYDPKTQRRIGPFRDKQSAPLKQAQALARQRNGSIAILLREAPDLSVIRLHNCVSKDNKIRREAADVIDLFQPSTYIEYCPEIDGLQAIVAGNAIETGEKIILDTNLKISIGHSRFVSVSGKRIASERNELENEQSALDEIYLRYFSSYDPAGEGTDLPANVLLTDVLQHMPVSREWWHLVAQTLSLNDQPYEMFRNYCLREEGASEPHIQELWERAIADRAQRERFLYFLFRKARKCGYIPDNLESSKGAIEQPFPIEALGPILQPAVEKVHEIVQAQLPICALSFLSAANFLAQAHVDTSIFGRRILTSVFFLLVAESGDRKSAVDTLVFKTIKNYEKYVLKEEYETLMEEYKAELAAWKAEHKRIDKIKDIPVEERAALFKELGKEPLKPLYWSLTCNGDMSWQGIFRSLRNGQPSQSITSDEGGGLFGSYAMKPDNLIQFLVNLSHLHESGEASRNYAGDIDGPETIFGKRLMISIMFQRIILKMILENEIFIKQGFLGRTIINLTEPTFGRIFKREDASTDASMQRYYKQCDKILGLELPLKKNSRNILEPRRLQLDENAQNVYDEFHNTLQQQIAPGEKYCRIRPMAQKAHDNAVRLAATLAFFEDPSCELITADYMSRGIKIIMWALSEWLRIDELGPSKIQATNKEKEQILELLQTGPKTNPQLDKAFNHRGNWRAEIKLMVKTGEVEKGTVPNGKTIIYSIPAKSRKAPAV; via the coding sequence TTGTACGAGGAAGAGGAAGAGGAAGAGGAAGACGACGAAGACGAAGACGACGAAGATGATGAGATTCCTCCAGATCCTTACGAGCAAAGTACTGGTGTGCATGTCGCTGATTCGGATGATGAAGGCAGCAATGAACTCAAAGCTCCCCTTTTTGAGTTGCCTAAAAAGTTGAAGAAGCGAGACTGCTTCATCACAACATGCGTTGAAACCAACATCAATGGTAATGATGAAGTTTGGGGCTACGATCCAAAAACACAACGGCGGATAGGGCCTTTTAGGGATAAACAATCCGCTCCGCTAAAACAAGCACAAGCATTGGCAAGGCAACGTAATGGAAGCATCGCAATCTTGCTAAGAGAAGCGCCAGACTTAAGTGTTATTCGCCTGCACAATTGCGTATCTAAAGACAATAAAATCCGCAGAGAGGCAGCAGATGTAATCGATCTGTTTCAGCCAAGCACCTACATTGAGTACTGCCCAGAGATCGATGGTCTTCAGGCAATAGTCGCTGGCAACGCAATCGAGACAGGCGAAAAGATCATCCTAGACACCAACTTGAAAATCTCTATCGGACACAGTCGATTTGTAAGTGTGAGCGGCAAACGTATCGCATCCGAGCGAAATGAGTTGGAGAACGAACAATCGGCTTTGGACGAAATCTATCTGCGATATTTCAGCTCTTATGACCCGGCGGGAGAAGGAACAGACCTGCCCGCAAATGTCCTTTTAACTGATGTGCTCCAACATATGCCAGTCAGTCGAGAGTGGTGGCATTTGGTTGCTCAAACTCTGTCTCTCAACGATCAGCCATACGAGATGTTTCGAAACTATTGCCTGCGCGAGGAGGGTGCCAGTGAACCTCATATTCAAGAATTATGGGAGCGCGCCATCGCCGACAGAGCACAAAGGGAAAGGTTTTTGTACTTTCTCTTTAGAAAGGCAAGAAAGTGCGGGTACATACCAGATAATCTCGAATCTTCGAAGGGCGCGATAGAACAACCTTTTCCAATAGAAGCTTTGGGGCCAATATTGCAGCCAGCAGTCGAAAAGGTTCATGAAATAGTCCAAGCACAACTGCCCATCTGCGCGTTGTCATTTTTGAGCGCAGCCAATTTCTTGGCTCAGGCACATGTCGACACCTCAATCTTCGGTCGCCGGATACTAACATCGGTATTCTTTCTCTTAGTTGCTGAAAGCGGCGATAGAAAATCTGCGGTCGACACATTAGTGTTCAAGACAATCAAAAATTATGAAAAGTATGTGCTGAAAGAAGAATATGAAACGCTGATGGAGGAATACAAAGCTGAGTTGGCAGCATGGAAAGCAGAGCACAAACGAATCGATAAGATAAAAGATATCCCCGTGGAGGAAAGAGCTGCTCTATTTAAGGAGCTAGGAAAGGAGCCATTAAAACCTCTGTATTGGAGTCTCACCTGCAACGGAGATATGAGTTGGCAAGGGATCTTCCGATCACTTCGGAATGGTCAGCCCAGTCAATCCATCACATCCGATGAAGGGGGCGGACTTTTTGGCTCTTATGCAATGAAGCCAGACAATCTGATCCAGTTCTTAGTCAACTTGAGCCACTTACATGAAAGCGGTGAGGCTAGTCGTAATTACGCAGGTGACATCGATGGACCTGAAACAATATTTGGCAAACGACTGATGATATCGATTATGTTCCAGAGGATTATTTTGAAAATGATTCTAGAGAATGAGATTTTCATCAAGCAGGGATTTCTGGGAAGAACAATCATCAATCTCACAGAGCCAACATTCGGGCGTATTTTTAAGAGGGAAGACGCTTCTACGGATGCATCGATGCAGCGATACTACAAGCAGTGCGACAAGATTCTTGGCTTGGAGCTTCCACTAAAGAAGAACAGTAGAAACATACTAGAACCAAGGCGGCTGCAGTTAGATGAGAACGCGCAAAATGTGTACGATGAATTTCACAATACCCTTCAACAACAGATTGCACCTGGAGAAAAGTATTGCAGAATAAGACCGATGGCTCAAAAAGCACACGATAATGCGGTCAGGCTTGCTGCCACGCTCGCCTTTTTCGAAGACCCATCTTGTGAGCTTATAACCGCAGACTATATGAGTCGCGGCATCAAGATCATCATGTGGGCATTGAGTGAATGGTTGCGCATCGATGAACTTGGACCATCAAAGATACAAGCGACCAACAAAGAAAAAGAACAAATCCTTGAACTTCTACAGACTGGTCCAAAAACCAACCCTCAACTCGACAAAGCTTTCAATCATCGCGGAAATTGGCGAGCAGAGATCAAATTGATGGTCAAAACGGGTGAAGTGGAAAAAGGAACGGTACCGAACGGAAAAACCATCATTTACTCAATTCCCGCAAAGTCCCGCAAAGCTCCCGCAGTCTGA
- a CDS encoding DNA-binding protein — protein sequence MSRGIRVAATLKKKKRKEEPVENSEFWRIRDFCHELGISLTEFHRMRRDGLLPPSYLIAGKPKMRRFLRSEVIMWLKGELSLQEIFEEPDVNPPGTE from the coding sequence ATAAGTAGAGGAATCCGTGTGGCGGCAACTTTGAAAAAGAAGAAAAGAAAGGAAGAACCCGTTGAGAATTCAGAGTTCTGGCGCATCCGCGACTTCTGCCACGAACTGGGAATCAGTTTGACGGAGTTTCACCGGATGCGAAGAGACGGGCTCCTGCCACCGAGTTACCTGATCGCAGGTAAGCCAAAAATGCGACGGTTCTTGCGGAGCGAAGTGATCATGTGGCTGAAAGGCGAGCTATCGCTGCAAGAGATATTCGAGGAGCCGGACGTCAATCCTCCAGGTACAGAATAA
- a CDS encoding integrase, whose amino-acid sequence MKTIDRKLSPKGPNTAKTVRHLTLLAPSDGITYRTSQRLNTAKLKNAPPSKPRNRDRREREYLLPEEVQQLRDAAKKVGRYGNRDSALILIAYRHALRVSELTDMKWEQVDFTSAKLHVNRVKNGDASVHFLEGDELRILRQLRRDNPNSPFIFSTERGGPISTRHVRTLVARAGEVAGITFPVHPHMLRHAKGYQLANKGYDTRSIQAYFGHRNIQHTTLYTQLSAERFRGFGKDV is encoded by the coding sequence ATGAAAACCATTGACCGGAAACTCAGCCCAAAAGGACCCAACACGGCTAAGACCGTTAGACATTTGACTCTTTTAGCCCCATCGGATGGGATCACGTACCGCACCTCCCAACGACTGAATACGGCTAAGTTGAAGAACGCGCCACCGAGCAAGCCGAGAAACCGCGATAGAAGAGAGAGAGAATACTTGTTGCCAGAGGAAGTACAACAGCTCCGAGATGCAGCAAAGAAGGTTGGCAGATATGGAAATAGGGATAGCGCGCTCATTCTTATTGCGTACCGTCATGCTCTCAGAGTGAGTGAGCTTACAGATATGAAGTGGGAGCAGGTTGACTTCACCTCAGCCAAGCTGCATGTGAACCGAGTAAAGAACGGCGACGCATCAGTGCATTTCCTCGAAGGTGATGAGCTTCGCATACTCAGACAACTGCGCCGAGACAATCCGAACTCACCGTTCATATTCAGCACCGAGCGGGGCGGACCGATCAGCACAAGACATGTTCGTACTCTAGTAGCCCGAGCCGGCGAAGTCGCCGGAATAACTTTCCCGGTTCATCCGCACATGTTGCGCCACGCGAAGGGCTATCAGCTCGCGAATAAGGGTTATGACACCCGCTCAATTCAAGCCTACTTCGGGCATCGCAACATTCAGCATACGACGCTGTACACCCAGCTCTCAGCCGAAAGATTTCGCGGATTTGGTAAGGATGTTTAA
- a CDS encoding DUF4065 domain-containing protein, with protein sequence MQRAIDIANAIILLGVKNQLPVSQTKLQKLLYYAQGYYLAFEDEPLLDGEFKKWPFGPVHIPVYEQFKLYPGSCLTQPSPKGGLCVDDTISQFLQAIWKKYGSFSASRLSDMSHREAPWIEAQMYDVIPNTSIHNYFKWVVSEGQRRKSQQSGRQLAEKAVAGGTTG encoded by the coding sequence ATGCAAAGAGCGATTGACATAGCTAATGCCATCATTCTTCTGGGCGTGAAGAATCAGCTTCCCGTTTCACAGACGAAACTTCAGAAGCTTCTCTACTATGCTCAAGGGTACTACCTTGCCTTTGAGGACGAGCCCTTACTTGACGGTGAGTTTAAAAAATGGCCTTTTGGTCCTGTCCACATTCCTGTTTATGAACAATTCAAACTGTATCCCGGCAGTTGTTTGACACAACCTAGCCCTAAAGGTGGATTGTGTGTTGATGATACAATAAGCCAGTTTCTCCAGGCAATTTGGAAGAAATATGGCAGCTTTAGCGCTTCTAGATTGTCGGATATGTCTCATCGTGAGGCGCCGTGGATTGAAGCTCAAATGTATGATGTGATTCCAAACACGTCTATTCATAACTACTTTAAGTGGGTTGTTAGTGAAGGACAAAGAAGAAAAAGTCAGCAAAGTGGACGGCAACTCGCTGAAAAAGCAGTTGCCGGCGGAACCACAGGCTAG
- a CDS encoding ATP-binding protein — protein sequence MDLVGKSLQTLSEADLQLLISLSISENSKIEYKQQLPEKHNDAKHEFLKDICAMVNGGGGDIVYGIGEDRKSGKPTSVFGIELKNWDSESRHWKQLIDNGIEPRIHGWDCRTIELTCGRVALVLRLPQSIYGAHQVVAFDDYRFYKRVQASRHVMTYLEIQTALLFADANLKRARQLRDERVSTLANNSGYQILHQGPILALHLIPIGFDNPERNRSLTEWSEYLELAGPPGLTGVDHRYTVDGIMTFKKRDYTSLGYLHLGRSGVIEAVSTYIFRNPHNERFWRIDPLEEGLIRSLDDYVNLLKKQNVQLPVLLSATIINAQGYSLHFRSNTVIEDKLDKYIDRQILQLPEILIRDWQETEPIAKFVKPLIEGIWNSCGWSTAASYEGNERVPKDWIYCQD from the coding sequence ATGGATTTAGTAGGAAAATCATTACAAACATTGTCTGAAGCAGATTTGCAACTGCTCATATCTCTGAGTATCTCAGAAAATTCAAAAATCGAATACAAGCAGCAGCTTCCAGAAAAACATAACGACGCAAAGCACGAATTTTTGAAAGACATTTGTGCAATGGTGAATGGCGGTGGCGGTGACATTGTATACGGAATCGGTGAAGATCGAAAAAGCGGCAAGCCGACGAGCGTTTTTGGAATTGAATTAAAAAATTGGGACAGCGAGAGCAGACACTGGAAACAATTAATTGATAATGGTATTGAACCTCGAATTCACGGATGGGATTGCCGGACGATTGAGCTAACCTGCGGTAGAGTCGCTCTCGTATTAAGATTGCCTCAAAGCATTTACGGAGCCCACCAAGTTGTTGCATTTGATGACTACCGATTCTACAAGAGGGTTCAAGCAAGTAGGCACGTAATGACTTATCTAGAAATACAAACTGCGCTGTTGTTTGCAGATGCAAATCTGAAACGTGCTAGACAACTAAGAGATGAGAGAGTGAGCACTTTGGCTAACAACTCCGGTTACCAAATCTTACATCAAGGGCCGATTCTAGCACTGCATTTAATACCAATCGGCTTTGATAATCCTGAGCGCAACCGAAGTTTAACTGAGTGGTCCGAATATCTAGAATTAGCAGGCCCACCAGGACTTACAGGTGTCGACCATCGGTACACAGTCGACGGAATTATGACGTTCAAAAAGCGTGATTATACTTCGCTTGGATATCTTCACCTCGGACGTTCCGGCGTCATAGAAGCAGTAAGTACGTATATCTTTCGCAACCCTCATAATGAGAGATTTTGGCGGATAGACCCACTAGAAGAAGGCTTGATCAGGTCTCTGGACGATTACGTCAATTTGCTGAAGAAGCAGAACGTACAGCTACCAGTACTATTATCAGCCACTATTATAAATGCGCAGGGCTATTCACTGCACTTCCGATCGAATACCGTAATTGAAGACAAATTGGACAAATACATCGACAGGCAGATATTGCAACTTCCTGAAATACTTATTCGGGATTGGCAGGAAACTGAACCAATCGCGAAATTCGTCAAACCGCTAATTGAAGGGATTTGGAACTCCTGCGGCTGGTCAACAGCGGCTAGCTACGAAGGCAATGAACGTGTTCCGAAAGATTGGATATACTGCCAAGACTAA
- a CDS encoding DUF429 domain-containing protein, with the protein MSGVLVAGIDFSGAKTVPNDTWIAAGSLTNMGLEVDEIRKVGSHKVAAELTKPDICYSAVGIDVPFSLPSEFLAFMSEKLGKPEFQSWQEVAEQLVFMSFEQFLELVVEFKKEPKRVCDKAISKAAQSPLHRGNPSMVQMTYQGIRLLATLDPKRCAVLPFQDRVKNGTAILEVYPRQTLTSLGLPDSGYKSKDKKDKDAAHAVRRSIVENLVQIRERKGISHKDCPRLSIGPAARSAAMDSDHALDALVACYTIAMWHTAKQLFDDPLDLDHVEVLTEGWIYSPKVL; encoded by the coding sequence ATGTCCGGAGTGCTAGTTGCGGGAATCGATTTCAGCGGCGCCAAGACTGTGCCCAATGACACCTGGATCGCGGCGGGCAGCCTGACAAATATGGGGCTGGAGGTCGACGAGATTCGCAAAGTCGGCTCGCACAAAGTGGCAGCGGAATTGACCAAGCCCGATATCTGTTATAGCGCGGTCGGCATCGACGTGCCTTTTTCTTTGCCTTCAGAGTTCCTGGCGTTCATGTCCGAAAAATTGGGCAAACCTGAGTTTCAATCGTGGCAAGAAGTCGCTGAGCAGCTGGTTTTCATGAGCTTCGAGCAGTTTCTGGAGCTGGTCGTCGAATTCAAGAAAGAGCCCAAGCGCGTTTGCGACAAAGCGATTTCGAAAGCGGCGCAGAGCCCGCTGCATCGCGGCAACCCGTCGATGGTGCAGATGACATATCAGGGAATTCGCCTGCTCGCCACTCTTGACCCGAAACGGTGCGCTGTTTTACCTTTTCAAGACCGGGTCAAAAACGGTACGGCGATTCTGGAAGTTTATCCCAGACAGACGCTGACGTCGCTCGGGCTGCCTGATTCCGGCTACAAGAGCAAAGACAAGAAGGATAAAGACGCTGCCCATGCGGTTCGGCGTTCGATTGTTGAGAATCTTGTGCAGATTAGAGAGCGCAAAGGCATTTCGCATAAAGACTGCCCGCGCTTGTCAATCGGACCCGCTGCGCGCAGCGCGGCAATGGATTCAGACCACGCGCTGGACGCGCTCGTGGCTTGCTACACGATTGCCATGTGGCACACAGCCAAGCAACTTTTTGATGACCCGCTCGACCTTGACCACGTCGAGGTTTTGACGGAAGGCTGGATTTATTCTCCCAAGGTACTATAA